In Cervus elaphus chromosome 5, mCerEla1.1, whole genome shotgun sequence, the following proteins share a genomic window:
- the SLC16A13 gene encoding monocarboxylate transporter 13 isoform X1, translated as MAYRAEPPDGGWGWMVVLSAFFQSALVFGVLRSFGVFFVEFVAAFEEPAARVSWIASIGIAVQQFGSPVGSALSTKFGPRPVVMTGGILAALGMLFASFATSLTHLYLSIGLLSGSGWALTFTPTLACLSRYFSRRRSLATGLALTGVGLSSFAFAPLFQWLLNHYAWRGALLLVSALSLHLVACGALLRPLSLAEDPVVGGPRAQITSLLRHGPFLRYTIALTLINTGYFIPYVHLVAHLRDLGWDPLPAAFLLSVAAISDLVGRVASGWLGDAVPGPVARLLMLWTTLTGVILALYPVAEAPTGLVALTVAYGFTSGALTPVAFSVLPELVGTGKIYCGLGLVQMVESIGGLLGAPLSGYFRDVTGNYTASFVVAGTFLLAGSGVLITLPHFFCFSAPTSKPQDHVTEALDTKVPLPEEGLGED; from the exons ATGGCATATAGGGCCGAGCCCCCCGACGGGGGCTGGGGATGGATGGTGGTGCTCTCAGCGTTCTTCCAGTCGGCGCTGGTGTTCGGGGTGCTCCGTTCCTTCGGCGTCTTCTTTGTGGAATTTGTGGCGGCGTTTGAAGAACCGGCCGCGCGAGTCTCCTGGATCGCCTCCATAGGAATCGCGGTGCAGCAGTTCGGGA GCCCAGTGGGCAGTGCGCTGAGCACGAAGTTCGGTCCCAGGCCTGTGGTGATGACAGGGGGCATCCTGGCTGCGCTGGGGATGCTATTCGCCTCCTTTGCTACCTCCTTGACCCACCTGTACCTGAGTATTGGGTTGCTCTCAG GATCTGGCTGGGCCTTGACCTTCACTCCAACCCTGGCCTGCCTATCTCGTTACTTCTCTCGCCGGCGATCCCTGGCCACCGGGCTGGCCCTGACGGGCGTGGGCCTCTCCTCCTTTGCTTTTGCCCCACTCTTCCAATGGCTGCTCAACCACTATGCCTGGCGGGGGGCCCTACTTCTGGTGTCTGCCCTTTCCCTTCACTTGGTGGCCTGTGGTGCTCTTCTCCGTCCACTCTCCCTGGCTGAGGACCCTGTCGTGGGTGGCCCTAGGGCCCAAATCACCTCCCTCCTGCGTCACGGCCCCTTCCTCCGTTACACCATTGCCCTCACCCTGATCAACACTGGCTACTTCATTCCTTACGTGCACCTGGTGGCCCATCTTCGGGACCTGGGTTGGGACCCACTGCCCGCTGCTTTCCTCCTCTCGGTGGCGGCTATTTCTGACCTCGTGGGGCGTGTGGCTTCTGGGTGGCTAGGCGATGCTGTCCCAGGGCCTGTGGCAAGACTCCTGATGCTCTGGACCACCCTGACTGGGGTGATACTGGCCCTGTACCCTGTGGCTGAGGCGCCCACTGGCTTGGTGGCCCTGACTGTGGCCTATGGCTTCACATCAGGGGCCCTGACCCCAGTGGCCTTCTCCGTGCTGCCTGAACTGGTGGGGACTGGAAAGATATACTGTGGCCTGGGACTGGTACAGATGGTAGAAAGCATCGGGGGTCTGCTGGGGGCTCCTCTGTCAG GCTACTTCCGAGATGTGACAGGCAACTACACAGCTTCTTTTGTGGTAGCTGGGACCTTCCTTCTGGCAGGAAGTGGAGTTCTCATCACTTTGCCCCACTTCTTCTGCTTCTCAGCTCCTACCTCCAAGCCCCAGGACCATGTAACAGAGGCACTGGATACCAAAGTCCCCCTGCctgaggaggggctgggagaggatTGA
- the SLC16A11 gene encoding monocarboxylate transporter 11 isoform X1, with protein MFRLPQEAMTPKPTGPPDGGWGWVVAAAGFAVNGLSYGVLRSLGLAFPDFAEYFDRNAQETAWVSALALAVQQAASPVGSALSTRWGARPVVMVGGVLTSLGFVFSAFAHSLLHLYLGLGVLAGSGWALVFAPALGTVSRYFSHRRVLAVGLALTGNGASSLLLAPALQLLLDNFGWRGALLLLGAATLHLTPCGALLRPLALPGDPLAPPRSPLAALGLGLFRRRAFLVLTLGTALVGVGYFIPYVHLAPHALDRGLGGYGAALVVAAAAMGDIGARLLCGWLADQGWVPLPRLLTICGALTGLGLLAVGLVPVGGNEDSWGGPLLAAAGAYGLSAGSYAPLIFCVLPELVGIGNVVQATGLVMMLLSLGGLLGPPLSGFLRDETGDFTASFLTCGSFVLSGSFIYLGLPKALPSCRPASRPGTPPPEMGELLPVPQVALLSPGDPHSTLDTTC; from the exons ATGTTCCGCCTTCCCCAGGAGGCGATGACCCCCAAGCCAACCGGACCCCCGgacgggggctggggctgggtggTGGCGGCCGCAGGGTTCGCGGTGAATGGGCTCTCCTACGGGGTGTTACGCTCCCTGGGCCTCGCCTTCCCTGACTTCGCGGAGTATTTTGACCGAAACGCTCAGGAGACGGCATGGGTCAGCGCCCTGGCCCTGGCAGTGCAGCAGGCAGCCA GCCCAGTGGGCAGTGCCCTGAGCACCCGCTGGGGGGCGCGCCCCGTCGTGATGGTTGGGGGCGTCCTCACCTCGCTCGGCTTCGTCTTCTCGGCTTTCGCACACAGTCTGCTGCACCTCTACCTTGGCCTGGGCGTCCTTGCTG GCTCCGGCTGGGCCCTGGTGTTCGCCCCTGCCCTGGGGACCGTCTCCCGTTACTTCTCCCACCGTCGAGTCTTGGCCGTGGGGCTGGCACTCACGGGCAACGGGGCCTCCTCGCTGCTCCTGGCGCCCGCTTTACAGCTCCTCCTTGATAATTTCGGCTGGCGGGGCGCCCTGCTCCTCCTCGGAGCCGCCACCCTCCACCTCACCCCCTGTGGTGCCCTGCTACGACCCCTTGCTCTTCCTGGCGACCCCCTGGCCCCACCCCGAAGCCCTCTAGCTGCCCTCGGCCTCGGTCTCTTCAGACGCCGGGCCTTCCTAGTTTTGACACTCGGCACGGCCTTAGTGGGGGTCGGTTACTTCATCCCCTACGTGCACCTGGCTCCTCACGCTTTAGATCGGGGCCTGGGCGGGTATGGGGCGGCGCTGGTGGTGGCGGCGGCTGCGATGGGGGATATCGGCGCTCGGCTCCTCTGCGGTTGGCTGGCGGACCAGGGTTGGGTGCCCCTCCCGCGGTTGCTGACGATATGCGGGGCTCTGACAGGCCTGGGGCTGCTGGCGGTGGGATTGGTGCCGGTGGGGGGGAACGAGGACAGCTGGGGGGGCCCCCTGCTGGCCGCGGCTGGGGCCTACGGCCTGAGCGCCGGAAGTTACGCCCCGTTGATTTTCTGTGTGCTCCCGGAGCTGGTGGGCATCGGAAATGTGGTACAGGCCACCGGGCTGGTGATGATGCTGCTGAGCCTCGGGGGGCTTCTAGGCCCTCCCCTGTCAG GCTTCCTAAGGGATGAGACTGGAGACTTCACCGCCTCCTTCCTCACGTGCGGCTCTTTCGTCCTCTCTGGCAGCTTCATCTATTTGGGGCTGCCCAAGGCGCTGCCCTCCTGCCGTCCGGCTTCACGTCCAGGCACTCCACCCCCTGAGATGGGGGAGCTGCTCCCGGTACCTCAGGTTGCCCTGCTCTCCCCGGGAGACCCTCACTCCACTCTGGACACCACTTGTTGA
- the LOC122694637 gene encoding uncharacterized protein LOC122694637 isoform X2 translates to MRVSRVIDSWSFRHSDQQVSTELGDSSIGHPHPNCPGFSFFRLWSLLHKELKNHSLLTSHSLRDRVGPNMSVKYEDLQYSESEKKSQGFTEDFKFQSDLQTLRTGFSNFTSNTTAEVQALNSQGGNLQEMITSLKAEVESHKQELQAGWRSNWKNSKQQLAKNLNSLTCKMDALKSNFSQNTACCPANWLEHEGRCYWFSSLGKPWPEAEKDCQLKNAHLVVINSREEQDFIQANLRPYFTCMGLSDPDGVWKWVDGSDYETNIKVIVKMQHDVYICLAHHKEVLFLPLCPGGRIVVEHATCTAWRLCEDHPHGSHSYGTTQPPRALPTNVGEAGDCNPCISRVRSQRQVRGHGRGGVHSSPLPSSGLGV, encoded by the exons ATGAGAGTCTCCCGGGTTATAGACTCTTGGTCATTCAGACACAGTGACCAGCAGGTCTCCACTGAGTTAGGTGACTCTTCCATTGGCCACCCCCATCCCAACTGTCCGGGATTTAGTTTTTTCCGACTCTGGTCATTGCTGCACAAAGAACTCAAAAATCACAGCCTCTTGACTTCTCACAG TCTCAGAGACCGTGTTGGTCCAAACATGTCAGTGAAGTACGAAGACCTTCAGTACTCGGAGAGTGAGAAAAAAAGCCAGGGGTTTACAGAAG ATTTCAAGTTTCAGAGTGACCTGCAGACCCTGAGAACAGGTTTCAGTAACTTCACTTCAAACACTACGGCTGAGGTCCAGGCACTGAACTCCCAGG GTGGCAACTTGCAAGAAATGATAACATCACTGAAAGCTGAGGTGGAAAGTCACAAGCAAGAACTGCAAGCTG GCTGGAGAAGCAACTGGAAGAACTCAAAGCAG CAGCTGGCCAAGAACCTGAACTCCCTGACCTGCAAGATGGATGCTCTCAAGAGCAATT TCTCTCAAAACACAGCCTGCTGTCCTGCCAACTGGCTGGAGCATGAAGGCCGCTGCTACTGGTTTTCTTCCTTGGGGAAGCCCTGGCCAGAAGCTGAGAAAGACTGCCAACTGAAGAATGCCCACCTGGTAGTCATCAACTCCAGAGAGGAGCAG GATTTTATCCAGGCCAACCTACGTCCTTACTTCACCTGTATGGGCCTCAGTGATCCAGATGGAGTCTGGAAATGGGTGGATGGGTCGGACTATGAGACCAACATCAA GGTGATCGTGAAGATGCAACATGACGTGTATATATGCCTGGCCCATCACAAGGAAGTCCTCTTCCTGCCGCTCTGTCCTGGAGGGCGTATTGTCGTTGAGCATGCAACATGTACTGCATGGAG GCTTTGTGAGGACCACCCCCATGGGTCCCACTCCTATGGGACCACGCAACCACCCCGTGCGTTGCCTACCAACGTTGGGGAGGCTGGCGATTGCAATCCATGCATCTCCCGGGTGCGCAGCCAGCGGCAGGTGCGTGGGCATGGGCGGGGAGGTGTTCATTCCTCGCCCCTCCCTTCCTCGGGATTGGGGGTGTAA
- the LOC122694637 gene encoding C-type lectin domain family 10 member A-like isoform X4, translating to MGYQNFKFQSDLQTLRTGFSNFTSNTTAEVQALNSQGGNLQEMITSLKAEVESHKQELQAGWRSNWKNSKQQLAKNLNSLTCKMDALKSNFSQNTACCPANWLEHEGRCYWFSSLGKPWPEAEKDCQLKNAHLVVINSREEQDFIQANLRPYFTCMGLSDPDGVWKWVDGSDYETNIKVIVKMQHDVYICLAHHKEVLFLPLCPGGRIVVEHATCTAWRLCEDHPHGSHSYGTTQPPRALPTNVGEAGDCNPCISRVRSQRQVRGHGRGGVHSSPLPSSGLGV from the exons ATGGGATACCAAA ATTTCAAGTTTCAGAGTGACCTGCAGACCCTGAGAACAGGTTTCAGTAACTTCACTTCAAACACTACGGCTGAGGTCCAGGCACTGAACTCCCAGG GTGGCAACTTGCAAGAAATGATAACATCACTGAAAGCTGAGGTGGAAAGTCACAAGCAAGAACTGCAAGCTG GCTGGAGAAGCAACTGGAAGAACTCAAAGCAG CAGCTGGCCAAGAACCTGAACTCCCTGACCTGCAAGATGGATGCTCTCAAGAGCAATT TCTCTCAAAACACAGCCTGCTGTCCTGCCAACTGGCTGGAGCATGAAGGCCGCTGCTACTGGTTTTCTTCCTTGGGGAAGCCCTGGCCAGAAGCTGAGAAAGACTGCCAACTGAAGAATGCCCACCTGGTAGTCATCAACTCCAGAGAGGAGCAG GATTTTATCCAGGCCAACCTACGTCCTTACTTCACCTGTATGGGCCTCAGTGATCCAGATGGAGTCTGGAAATGGGTGGATGGGTCGGACTATGAGACCAACATCAA GGTGATCGTGAAGATGCAACATGACGTGTATATATGCCTGGCCCATCACAAGGAAGTCCTCTTCCTGCCGCTCTGTCCTGGAGGGCGTATTGTCGTTGAGCATGCAACATGTACTGCATGGAG GCTTTGTGAGGACCACCCCCATGGGTCCCACTCCTATGGGACCACGCAACCACCCCGTGCGTTGCCTACCAACGTTGGGGAGGCTGGCGATTGCAATCCATGCATCTCCCGGGTGCGCAGCCAGCGGCAGGTGCGTGGGCATGGGCGGGGAGGTGTTCATTCCTCGCCCCTCCCTTCCTCGGGATTGGGGGTGTAA
- the LOC122694637 gene encoding C-type lectin domain family 10 member A-like isoform X1, with protein sequence MRVSRVIDSWSFRHSDQQVSTELGDSSIGHPHPNCPGFSFFRLWSLLHKELKNHSLLTSHSLRDRVGPNMSVKYEDLQYSESEKKSQGFTEVLFSFQAFLKRLLSSPCLLLLSLGLSLLLASVCVMGYQNFKFQSDLQTLRTGFSNFTSNTTAEVQALNSQGGNLQEMITSLKAEVESHKQELQAGWRSNWKNSKQQLAKNLNSLTCKMDALKSNFSQNTACCPANWLEHEGRCYWFSSLGKPWPEAEKDCQLKNAHLVVINSREEQDFIQANLRPYFTCMGLSDPDGVWKWVDGSDYETNIKVIVKMQHDVYICLAHHKEVLFLPLCPGGRIVVEHATCTAWRLCEDHPHGSHSYGTTQPPRALPTNVGEAGDCNPCISRVRSQRQVRGHGRGGVHSSPLPSSGLGV encoded by the exons ATGAGAGTCTCCCGGGTTATAGACTCTTGGTCATTCAGACACAGTGACCAGCAGGTCTCCACTGAGTTAGGTGACTCTTCCATTGGCCACCCCCATCCCAACTGTCCGGGATTTAGTTTTTTCCGACTCTGGTCATTGCTGCACAAAGAACTCAAAAATCACAGCCTCTTGACTTCTCACAG TCTCAGAGACCGTGTTGGTCCAAACATGTCAGTGAAGTACGAAGACCTTCAGTACTCGGAGAGTGAGAAAAAAAGCCAGGGGTTTACAGAAG TGCTGTTTTCTTTCCAGGCCTTCCTGAAGCGGCTCCTCTCCAGCCCTTgcctcctcctgctctccctgggcctcagcctcTTGCTGGCCAGTGTATGTGTGATGGGATACCAAA ATTTCAAGTTTCAGAGTGACCTGCAGACCCTGAGAACAGGTTTCAGTAACTTCACTTCAAACACTACGGCTGAGGTCCAGGCACTGAACTCCCAGG GTGGCAACTTGCAAGAAATGATAACATCACTGAAAGCTGAGGTGGAAAGTCACAAGCAAGAACTGCAAGCTG GCTGGAGAAGCAACTGGAAGAACTCAAAGCAG CAGCTGGCCAAGAACCTGAACTCCCTGACCTGCAAGATGGATGCTCTCAAGAGCAATT TCTCTCAAAACACAGCCTGCTGTCCTGCCAACTGGCTGGAGCATGAAGGCCGCTGCTACTGGTTTTCTTCCTTGGGGAAGCCCTGGCCAGAAGCTGAGAAAGACTGCCAACTGAAGAATGCCCACCTGGTAGTCATCAACTCCAGAGAGGAGCAG GATTTTATCCAGGCCAACCTACGTCCTTACTTCACCTGTATGGGCCTCAGTGATCCAGATGGAGTCTGGAAATGGGTGGATGGGTCGGACTATGAGACCAACATCAA GGTGATCGTGAAGATGCAACATGACGTGTATATATGCCTGGCCCATCACAAGGAAGTCCTCTTCCTGCCGCTCTGTCCTGGAGGGCGTATTGTCGTTGAGCATGCAACATGTACTGCATGGAG GCTTTGTGAGGACCACCCCCATGGGTCCCACTCCTATGGGACCACGCAACCACCCCGTGCGTTGCCTACCAACGTTGGGGAGGCTGGCGATTGCAATCCATGCATCTCCCGGGTGCGCAGCCAGCGGCAGGTGCGTGGGCATGGGCGGGGAGGTGTTCATTCCTCGCCCCTCCCTTCCTCGGGATTGGGGGTGTAA
- the SLC16A11 gene encoding monocarboxylate transporter 11 isoform X2 has translation MTPKPTGPPDGGWGWVVAAAGFAVNGLSYGVLRSLGLAFPDFAEYFDRNAQETAWVSALALAVQQAASPVGSALSTRWGARPVVMVGGVLTSLGFVFSAFAHSLLHLYLGLGVLAGSGWALVFAPALGTVSRYFSHRRVLAVGLALTGNGASSLLLAPALQLLLDNFGWRGALLLLGAATLHLTPCGALLRPLALPGDPLAPPRSPLAALGLGLFRRRAFLVLTLGTALVGVGYFIPYVHLAPHALDRGLGGYGAALVVAAAAMGDIGARLLCGWLADQGWVPLPRLLTICGALTGLGLLAVGLVPVGGNEDSWGGPLLAAAGAYGLSAGSYAPLIFCVLPELVGIGNVVQATGLVMMLLSLGGLLGPPLSGFLRDETGDFTASFLTCGSFVLSGSFIYLGLPKALPSCRPASRPGTPPPEMGELLPVPQVALLSPGDPHSTLDTTC, from the exons ATGACCCCCAAGCCAACCGGACCCCCGgacgggggctggggctgggtggTGGCGGCCGCAGGGTTCGCGGTGAATGGGCTCTCCTACGGGGTGTTACGCTCCCTGGGCCTCGCCTTCCCTGACTTCGCGGAGTATTTTGACCGAAACGCTCAGGAGACGGCATGGGTCAGCGCCCTGGCCCTGGCAGTGCAGCAGGCAGCCA GCCCAGTGGGCAGTGCCCTGAGCACCCGCTGGGGGGCGCGCCCCGTCGTGATGGTTGGGGGCGTCCTCACCTCGCTCGGCTTCGTCTTCTCGGCTTTCGCACACAGTCTGCTGCACCTCTACCTTGGCCTGGGCGTCCTTGCTG GCTCCGGCTGGGCCCTGGTGTTCGCCCCTGCCCTGGGGACCGTCTCCCGTTACTTCTCCCACCGTCGAGTCTTGGCCGTGGGGCTGGCACTCACGGGCAACGGGGCCTCCTCGCTGCTCCTGGCGCCCGCTTTACAGCTCCTCCTTGATAATTTCGGCTGGCGGGGCGCCCTGCTCCTCCTCGGAGCCGCCACCCTCCACCTCACCCCCTGTGGTGCCCTGCTACGACCCCTTGCTCTTCCTGGCGACCCCCTGGCCCCACCCCGAAGCCCTCTAGCTGCCCTCGGCCTCGGTCTCTTCAGACGCCGGGCCTTCCTAGTTTTGACACTCGGCACGGCCTTAGTGGGGGTCGGTTACTTCATCCCCTACGTGCACCTGGCTCCTCACGCTTTAGATCGGGGCCTGGGCGGGTATGGGGCGGCGCTGGTGGTGGCGGCGGCTGCGATGGGGGATATCGGCGCTCGGCTCCTCTGCGGTTGGCTGGCGGACCAGGGTTGGGTGCCCCTCCCGCGGTTGCTGACGATATGCGGGGCTCTGACAGGCCTGGGGCTGCTGGCGGTGGGATTGGTGCCGGTGGGGGGGAACGAGGACAGCTGGGGGGGCCCCCTGCTGGCCGCGGCTGGGGCCTACGGCCTGAGCGCCGGAAGTTACGCCCCGTTGATTTTCTGTGTGCTCCCGGAGCTGGTGGGCATCGGAAATGTGGTACAGGCCACCGGGCTGGTGATGATGCTGCTGAGCCTCGGGGGGCTTCTAGGCCCTCCCCTGTCAG GCTTCCTAAGGGATGAGACTGGAGACTTCACCGCCTCCTTCCTCACGTGCGGCTCTTTCGTCCTCTCTGGCAGCTTCATCTATTTGGGGCTGCCCAAGGCGCTGCCCTCCTGCCGTCCGGCTTCACGTCCAGGCACTCCACCCCCTGAGATGGGGGAGCTGCTCCCGGTACCTCAGGTTGCCCTGCTCTCCCCGGGAGACCCTCACTCCACTCTGGACACCACTTGTTGA
- the LOC122694637 gene encoding C-type lectin domain family 10 member A-like isoform X3, with protein MSVKYEDLQYSESEKKSQGFTEVLFSFQAFLKRLLSSPCLLLLSLGLSLLLASVCVMGYQNFKFQSDLQTLRTGFSNFTSNTTAEVQALNSQGGNLQEMITSLKAEVESHKQELQAGWRSNWKNSKQQLAKNLNSLTCKMDALKSNFSQNTACCPANWLEHEGRCYWFSSLGKPWPEAEKDCQLKNAHLVVINSREEQDFIQANLRPYFTCMGLSDPDGVWKWVDGSDYETNIKVIVKMQHDVYICLAHHKEVLFLPLCPGGRIVVEHATCTAWRLCEDHPHGSHSYGTTQPPRALPTNVGEAGDCNPCISRVRSQRQVRGHGRGGVHSSPLPSSGLGV; from the exons ATGTCAGTGAAGTACGAAGACCTTCAGTACTCGGAGAGTGAGAAAAAAAGCCAGGGGTTTACAGAAG TGCTGTTTTCTTTCCAGGCCTTCCTGAAGCGGCTCCTCTCCAGCCCTTgcctcctcctgctctccctgggcctcagcctcTTGCTGGCCAGTGTATGTGTGATGGGATACCAAA ATTTCAAGTTTCAGAGTGACCTGCAGACCCTGAGAACAGGTTTCAGTAACTTCACTTCAAACACTACGGCTGAGGTCCAGGCACTGAACTCCCAGG GTGGCAACTTGCAAGAAATGATAACATCACTGAAAGCTGAGGTGGAAAGTCACAAGCAAGAACTGCAAGCTG GCTGGAGAAGCAACTGGAAGAACTCAAAGCAG CAGCTGGCCAAGAACCTGAACTCCCTGACCTGCAAGATGGATGCTCTCAAGAGCAATT TCTCTCAAAACACAGCCTGCTGTCCTGCCAACTGGCTGGAGCATGAAGGCCGCTGCTACTGGTTTTCTTCCTTGGGGAAGCCCTGGCCAGAAGCTGAGAAAGACTGCCAACTGAAGAATGCCCACCTGGTAGTCATCAACTCCAGAGAGGAGCAG GATTTTATCCAGGCCAACCTACGTCCTTACTTCACCTGTATGGGCCTCAGTGATCCAGATGGAGTCTGGAAATGGGTGGATGGGTCGGACTATGAGACCAACATCAA GGTGATCGTGAAGATGCAACATGACGTGTATATATGCCTGGCCCATCACAAGGAAGTCCTCTTCCTGCCGCTCTGTCCTGGAGGGCGTATTGTCGTTGAGCATGCAACATGTACTGCATGGAG GCTTTGTGAGGACCACCCCCATGGGTCCCACTCCTATGGGACCACGCAACCACCCCGTGCGTTGCCTACCAACGTTGGGGAGGCTGGCGATTGCAATCCATGCATCTCCCGGGTGCGCAGCCAGCGGCAGGTGCGTGGGCATGGGCGGGGAGGTGTTCATTCCTCGCCCCTCCCTTCCTCGGGATTGGGGGTGTAA
- the SLC16A13 gene encoding monocarboxylate transporter 13 isoform X2, whose translation MTGGILAALGMLFASFATSLTHLYLSIGLLSGSGWALTFTPTLACLSRYFSRRRSLATGLALTGVGLSSFAFAPLFQWLLNHYAWRGALLLVSALSLHLVACGALLRPLSLAEDPVVGGPRAQITSLLRHGPFLRYTIALTLINTGYFIPYVHLVAHLRDLGWDPLPAAFLLSVAAISDLVGRVASGWLGDAVPGPVARLLMLWTTLTGVILALYPVAEAPTGLVALTVAYGFTSGALTPVAFSVLPELVGTGKIYCGLGLVQMVESIGGLLGAPLSGYFRDVTGNYTASFVVAGTFLLAGSGVLITLPHFFCFSAPTSKPQDHVTEALDTKVPLPEEGLGED comes from the exons ATGACAGGGGGCATCCTGGCTGCGCTGGGGATGCTATTCGCCTCCTTTGCTACCTCCTTGACCCACCTGTACCTGAGTATTGGGTTGCTCTCAG GATCTGGCTGGGCCTTGACCTTCACTCCAACCCTGGCCTGCCTATCTCGTTACTTCTCTCGCCGGCGATCCCTGGCCACCGGGCTGGCCCTGACGGGCGTGGGCCTCTCCTCCTTTGCTTTTGCCCCACTCTTCCAATGGCTGCTCAACCACTATGCCTGGCGGGGGGCCCTACTTCTGGTGTCTGCCCTTTCCCTTCACTTGGTGGCCTGTGGTGCTCTTCTCCGTCCACTCTCCCTGGCTGAGGACCCTGTCGTGGGTGGCCCTAGGGCCCAAATCACCTCCCTCCTGCGTCACGGCCCCTTCCTCCGTTACACCATTGCCCTCACCCTGATCAACACTGGCTACTTCATTCCTTACGTGCACCTGGTGGCCCATCTTCGGGACCTGGGTTGGGACCCACTGCCCGCTGCTTTCCTCCTCTCGGTGGCGGCTATTTCTGACCTCGTGGGGCGTGTGGCTTCTGGGTGGCTAGGCGATGCTGTCCCAGGGCCTGTGGCAAGACTCCTGATGCTCTGGACCACCCTGACTGGGGTGATACTGGCCCTGTACCCTGTGGCTGAGGCGCCCACTGGCTTGGTGGCCCTGACTGTGGCCTATGGCTTCACATCAGGGGCCCTGACCCCAGTGGCCTTCTCCGTGCTGCCTGAACTGGTGGGGACTGGAAAGATATACTGTGGCCTGGGACTGGTACAGATGGTAGAAAGCATCGGGGGTCTGCTGGGGGCTCCTCTGTCAG GCTACTTCCGAGATGTGACAGGCAACTACACAGCTTCTTTTGTGGTAGCTGGGACCTTCCTTCTGGCAGGAAGTGGAGTTCTCATCACTTTGCCCCACTTCTTCTGCTTCTCAGCTCCTACCTCCAAGCCCCAGGACCATGTAACAGAGGCACTGGATACCAAAGTCCCCCTGCctgaggaggggctgggagaggatTGA